CGATTACCATCACGGGACCGATCAAGCCGCTCGAAATCGCGGCCAACGGTGTTTCCGATCAACAGGCACTGATGGTGCCCTCTCTTGATCGGGAGTGGTGCCGCCTACAGGACTCGAACCTGTGACCCCCGCATTACGAATGCGATGCTCTACCAGCTGAGCTAAGGCGGCCAATGTCGTTGCCGGGGCGATGCCCGACGTCGAGGGGGCGGCGCTTAGCAGTGTGTTTTGGGGCTGGCAAGCGTCCATCGTCATTGCCGGCGCCTTTACGCGGTCTTTACCACATGTCCGCCAGAACGATCGCCTGTGTTCGGGGCGATGGGCCCCAGGGTCGAGGGTAATCGCATGGAATTCGCGCGCGGAATCGAGGACGGCACCGATTCGCTGCCCGCAGAGGCGCCCGCCGGCAGCGACCGGGGCGAGATGCCGTTGGTGCTGGGCGACGAGCGCCGGATGCACGTTCGCGCCTATAATCACTGGGTGTCGCTGCTGCAGGGCCGCGCCTATCCGTCGATCGAGGACCTCGATCCCGCGTCGATCGCCGATTTCGGACCGCACAGCGTCCTGCTCGACTTCACCTCGGGGATCGAGGATCCGCGAATCGCCTTTCTCGGCCGCGCATTGCGCGAGGAAGGCGATCTGGACGGCAGCGTGGAGCGAATTTCGCACGTGCCCAGCCGCTCGCTGATATCGCGCCTGACCGATCATTATCTGCAGATCATCGCGAATCGCGCACCGATCGGCTTCGAGGCCGAGTTCGTCAGCACGCGCGGTCACAACACGCTCTATCGCGGCATATTGATGCCCTTTTCGTCGAACGGCGAGGCGATCGATTTCATCTACGGCGTCATCAACTGGAAAGAGATGGTCGACGCCGGGACAGAGGCGCAGCTGATTGCCGACCTGACGGCGGCGCGGCGTGTCGCGCCGGTCATGGCGCCCGCCCCGCAAGTCTGGGCCGATGGGCCGGGATCGGCGTTCGACGAGATGCCGGCGGCCGAGCCTGCGGTGCTGCCGGCCGATGCGAGCCTGTACGACCGCCTGGCCTGTGCGCGCGAAAGCGCGGACGCCTTTGCCGCAAGCGAGGGCCGCAGCCGCGGTGCGCTGTACCAGGCGCTGGGCCATGCCCATGGCATCGCCGTCGCGGCTGCCGGCGAACCCGAGGCATTGGCCGAGATGCTGAGCGACGCCGGTCTCAAGAAACAGGCACGCGCACCGATGACGCCGATCGTGAAGCTGGTCTTCGGCGCCGAGTACGACAAGACGCGCTTGACCGAGTTCGCGTCCGTCCTGACCCATGCCGAGCGGCACGAGGTCGGCGTCGGCGGGCTGGTCGCCTACCTTGAAAGCTTTCCCGGGGGGATCAAGGGTATCGTCGGGGCCGAACGCGCGCTGCGCCGCAAGCCGCAGGCGGAAGCGACGCAATGGGACAGCATCGCCGCCGAGCTGCGGGCCCGACCGCCGCTGGCGCATGTCGATATCGCGCGTGCCGGTGAAGGCGAGTTCGTCGTGTTGCTGGCGCGCAGCGATGCGGCCGGCGGGTTGGACGTCGTCGCCTGTGTCGAAGGCGACAAGGCGCTCACCGAACGTGCGGTCCGTCGCGCGGCCGCCTGAAAAGTCACGAAATAAAATTACGCAAGCCTTGAGCCCGCCGCCGACCCGGCGCATAGAGCGGGCATGGCAAACATGACCAGTTCGCTGTCGGATGCGCTTGCCGCCCGACTGATCGAAGGCGCCCTGCCGGGAGAGATCGAAGGCCTGACCGCGGCCGAGCGGACGGAGGCGGCCGCCTTCGTCGCGCAGACCGCCGCCAGCCGTCCGCCCGGCACCCCCGCCATTGCGCTCGAGATGGTGGAAGGCGGCGGCCACCGACGCCGCATGCGCCTGGCCGTGATCAACGACGACATGCCATTCCTGGTCGATTCGATCGCGGCGACCATCGCCGCGCACGACGTGCCGATCGACCGCGTGATCCATCCGGTCGTCCTCGCCAAGCGCGACGCGGCGGGCACGCTGCTCGCCATCGGCGAGGGCAGTTTCGAATCGATGGTCTACATCGAGATGCACCGCGCGGATGCGAAGGTGCGCCGCGCGATCGAATCCGAACTGGCGCGCAACCTGGCGCATGTCCGCAGCGCGGTCGCCGATTGGCCGGCGCTGCAGGCAGCGATGCGTGCCGATGCGTCGAAGCTGGTCGGCGAAGGCAATATCGAAGGCGGCACGCTGCTCCAGTGGTTCAACGACCGTGCGATGACGCTGCTGGGCCATGAAAGCTGGTATCGCGACGGCCGGCACGAAAACGCGCTGGGCATCGCGCGGCATGAGTTCGACGTGCCGCTGCTCGCCGAACGATCGCGCGCGACCGCGATCGATTTCTTCGAGAAGGGCGGCAGCGCGCCGCTGCTGCTGAAGTCCAACTGCATCGCGACCGTCCACCGCCGCGTTCCGCTCGACCTCGTCATCCTGCCGATCCGCGAGGGCGGGAAGGTCACCGGGCTGTCGCTGCACGCCGGGCTCTGGACCTCGGGCGCGCTCCACGCCTCCCCGCGCGACGTGCCGGTGCTGCGCGAGCGCCTGGCGATGATGGAGGCCAAGTTCGGCTTCGATCCCAAGGGCCATACCGGCAAGGCGCTGACCCACGCGCTGACCGCCCTGCCCCACGACCTGACCGCGGCGTTCCAGCCGGCCGAGCTGGAACGCCTGGCGCTGACCGCGATGAGCCTGGCGGACCGCCCGCGTCCGAAGCTCGAAATGGTGAAGTCGGCGCTCGGCCGGCACATCTTCGCCTTCGTCTGGCTGCCGCGCGACGACGTGACGACGGCGCGCCGCCTGGCGATCGGGGACATGCTGGCGAAGGCGGCCGATGCGACCGTGCTCAACTGGTCGATCGCGCTGGAGGACGGCGTGGTCGCGCTGCTGCGCTACACGCTCGACGTGCGCGACAGCAGTAAGACGCCCGACGTCGCCGCGCTGGATGCCGAGCTGGAGCGGATGGTCCGCGGTTGGGTGCCCGCGATCGAAGCCGCGCTGATCGAGCAGGTCGGCGACACGCGTGGCACGCGGCTGGCGCTGCGCTTCGCCAATGCGTTCCCCAACGGCTACCGGATGCATTACCCGCCCGAAGCCGCGGCGCAGGACATCCTGCAGCTGGGCGAGCTGTCGGGCCCGAACAGCCGGTCGATCCGCATTACGCCCGCAACCAGGCCCGACGAGCGCCGTGTGAAGCTCTACCGCCTGGGCGGCGCACTCGCGCTGTCGGATGCGGTGCCGGTGTTCGAGAATTTCGGCTTCCGCGTGATCGAGGAAGTGCCGGTTCCGCTGACCGATGCGGACGGCGCATTCGTGCATGACTTCCTGGTGTCGCTGCCCGCCGATGCCGGCGACTTCGACGTCGCCACCGTCGAGGCTGCGGTCGGCGCCGTGCTGGAGGGTCGCGCGGAGAACGACGCGTTCAACCGGCTGATCGTCGAAGCGGCGATGGACCCGAAGGCGGTGGTTCTGTTCCGCGCCTGGTTCCGCTATCTGCGTCAGGCCGGCCTCACCTATGGCCTGGTGACGGTCGTCGATGCGATCCGCCGCGCGCCCAAGGTCGCGACCGCGCTGATCGAGCGCTTCGTCGCCGCGCACGACCCGATGGCTGGCGATCGCGACGCGCGCATCGCTGCGGCCGATCGTGCCGTGCTCGACGGGCTCGACAAGGTCGCGGGCGTCGACGACGATCGCATCCTCCGCACGATCCACGGCGTCATCACCGCGACGCTGCGCACCAACGCCTTCGCCCCGGCCGCCGCCGAAGCGCTGGCGTTCAAGCTCGATTCGGCGAAGGTGCCGGGCCTGCCCAAGCCGCTGCCGTGGCGCGAAATCTGGGTGTACAGCCCACGCGTCGAGGGCATCCACCTGCGCGCCGGCCCGGTCGCCCGTGGCGGCCTGCGCTGGTCCGACCGCCGCGACGACTTCCGCACAGAGATTTTGGGCCTGATGAAGGCGCAGCGCGTGAAGAACGCGGTCATCGTGCCGACGGGCGCCAAGGGCGGCTTTTACGCCAAGCAGCTGCCCAACCCCGCGATCGACCGCGACGCGTGGTTCGCGGAAGGGACCGAGAGCTACCGAATCTTCATCCGCACATTGCTGTCGATCACCGACAATCTCGTCGAGAACACGGTCGTGCATCCGGAGGGCGTCACCGTGCTCGACGGCGACGATCCCTATTTCGTCGTCGCCGCCGACAAGGGCACCGCGACGTTCAGCGACGTTGCCAACGCGATCGCGCTCGAACGCGGTTTCTGGCTGGGCGACGCCTTCGCATCCGGTGGCTCGGTCGGCTATGACCATAAGGCGATGGGCATCACCGCCAAGGGCGCGTGGGTTTCGGTCCAGCGCCACTTCGCCGAAAAAGGCATCGACGTGCAGACGCAGTCGATCGACGTCGCCGGCTGCGGTGACATGTCGGGCGACGTGTTCGGCAACGGCATGCTGCTGTCGAAGGCGATCCGCCTGGTCGCCGCCTTCGATCACCGCCACATCTTCCTCGACCCCACGCCCGACCCCGCGGCATCGTGGGAAGAGCGCAATCGCATGTTCCAGCTGCCGCGCTCCAGCTGGGCGGACTATGACGCCAAGCTCATCTCGAAGGGCGGCGGCGTCTTCTCGCGCGCCGACAAGTCGGTGAAGCTGTCGAAGGAAGCCGCCGCGGTGCTGGGTATCGAGCCCGGCGAGATCGAGCCGGCCGCGCTCATTTCCGCGATCCTGAAGGCCCCCATCGACCTGATCTGGTTCGGCGGCATCGGGACGTATGTAAAGGCGCGCGCGGAGAACAATGCGACCGTCGGCGATCCCGCCAACGACCGCCTGCGCGTCGATGCCGAGGACATCCGCGCGACCGCGATCGGCGAAGGCGCCAACCTGGGTGTCACGCAAGCCGCACGCATCGCATTTGCGGCGCACGGCGGGCGGATCAACACCGACTTCATCGACAATTCGGCCGGCGTCGATTGTTCGGACAACGAGGTCAACATCAAGATCGCGCTCAATCGCGAGATGAGCGAAGGTCGCCTGGCCGAGGACGATCGCAACACGCTGCTGGCCAGCATGACCGACGACGTCGCGCATCTGGTGCTGGAGGACAATCGCCTGCAGACGCTGGCGCTGTCGATCATGGAGAATGACGGCGCGATCGCGGTGCCGAGCTATGTCCGCACGATCGAGATGATGGAGGCATCGGGCCGCCTCGACCGCGCGGTCGAGGGGCTGGCAAGCAACGAGGAATATCTGCGCCGCGCGCAGGAGGGCGGGCATCTGACCCGGCCCGAACTCGCCGTGCTGCTGGCGACCGCCAAGCTCGCGCTGCAGGACGCGATCGAGGCGCGCAAGCTGGGCCTCGACGACGAACTGAAGCCCGACCTGCACGCCGCCTTCCCGCCGGCGATGCGCAAGGCCTTTGCCGCCGCGATCGACGCGCACCGCCTGCGCGGCGAGATCGTCGCGACGAAGCTCGCCAACCGCATCGTCAACCGCCTGGGCGTGCTCAATCCGTTCGAGCTGGCCGAGGAGGAAGGCGCGGCGATGGGCGACATCGCGGCGATGTTCGTCGCGGCCGAACGCCTATTCGACCTGCCCGCGCTGTGGGAAGCGATCGAGACGGCGGCGATCCCCGAAGGCGCGCGGATCGCGCTGTTCGAGGAGGTCGCGGTCGCCACGCGGTCGCAGATCGCCGACCTGCTGCGCGCCGCGCGTCCGGGCGAAGGGCCCGGCGACGTCGTCGCACGCCTGAAGCCGCAGATCGACGCGCTCGACCGCCAGACCGCAGACCTGCTGCGCGACGAAGTTCGCGCGGGCAGCGACCGCATCGTCGAACGGCTGGAAGCCGCCGGCGCGCCCAAGCCGCTGGTCCGACGCACGGTGCGCCTGTTCGAACTGGACGGCGTCGTCGGCCTGGCTGACTTGGGGCAACGCAGCGGTGCGGACGAGACACGCCTGACGCATGCCTTCACCCATCTGGGGCAGGCGCTGGGCCTCGACTGGGCGCAGACGACCGCGGCGCGCGTGACGACGGGCGATCCATGGGAACGCCTGCTGATCGCCGGCCTCGCCCGCGATTTCCAGCAGCTGCGCCTGGACTTCCTGTCGCGCCATGCGGGGCAGGATCCGGAAGCGACGGTCGATGCGTGGCTGGTCGACAATGCCGCACGCGTCACGCAGTTCGCCGACCTGGTCCGACGCGCGCGCGCGGCAGCAACGCCGAACGCGGCAATGCTGGCACAGATCGCGAGCCAGGCGCGGGTGTTGCTGGGGCGGTAACGCGACGCCCCCGTGCCCCCGCGCAGGCGGGAGCCCAGGGTTACGAAGGACGACCTTCCTGGCCCCGTGCTCCCGCCTGCGCGGGGACACGGATCGCGCGATCGAACAGCCATGTCCTGAGCGCACTCGCCAGGTTTGGCGGGTCGCCCGTCCCGATCCGCAGCACGTCGATCTGCGCGATCAGCGCGTTGAGCGGCAAGCCCGCATCGCTCGCTGCCTGCTCGAGAGCCGTCCAGAACACGGGCTCCAGGCTGATCGACGTCTGATGCCCGGCGATCGTCACCGACCGCTTCACCGGCCCGACGAAGCCGTCCTCGGGCGCGCTAATCACACTGCGTCGTCGAACAGCCCGGCCAGCTGCTCGATCATCGTGCCCGCCAGCTGCTCGACGTCCATGATCGTCACCGCGCGGCTGTAATAGCGCGTCACGTCATGCCCGATGCCGATCGCGACCAGTTCGATCGGCGAGCGGCTTTCGATCCAGCCGATCACCTGCCGCAGATGGCGTTCCAGATAGGCACCCGAATTCACGCTCAACGTCGAATCATCGACCGGTGCGCCGTCCGAAATGACCATCAGGATGCGACGATCCTCGGGCCGCGCGATCAGCCGGCCGTGCGCCCACAATAGCGCCTCGCCGTCGATATTTTCCTTCAGCAGCCCTTCGCGCATCATCAGCCCGAGCGAGCGCTTCGCCCGCCGCCACGGCTCGTCGGCCTGTTTGTAGATGATGTGGCGGATGTCGTTCAGCCGCCCCGGCTGCGGCGGGCGGCCCGCCGCCAGCCACGCCTCGCGCGCCTGTCCGCCCTTCCACGCGCGGGTGGTGAAGCCGAGGATTTCGACCTTCACGCCGACCCGCTCCAGCGTGCGCGCCAATATGTCCGCGCTGATCGCGGCGATGCTGATCGGCCGCCCGCGCATCGAGCCCGAATTGTCGATCAGGATCGTGACGATCGTGTCCTTGAACTCGGTGTCGCGCTCGCGCTTGTAGCTCAGCGACAGCATCGGATTGACGACGATCCGCGCCAACCGTGCGGCGTCGAGGATGCCCTCTTCCTGGTCGAAGTCCCAGGACCGCGATTGCTGCGCCATCAGCCGGCGCTGGAGCCGGTTGGCCAGCTTGGTCACCACGCCCTGCAGATGGACGAGCTGCTGGTCGAGATAGGCGCGCAGCCGGTCGAGTTCCTCGGCATCGCACAAATCGGTCGCCGCGATTTCCTCGTCGAACGCGCGGGTGAACGGCTTGTAGTCGAATTGCGAGCTCAGGTCGCTGAAGGGGCGGTTCGGGCGGACCGGCTGCATGCCGTCGTCGCCCTCGTCACCGGGTTCGCCGTCCGCGTCGTCGAAACTGTCCTCGCCCTGCTCGCTGCCTTCATCGTCGTCGGTGTCCGACTCGCGTTGCTCGCCGCGCGCCTCGACCTGGCCCTCGCCCTGGTCGCCGCCGTGTTCGTTGTCGTCGCCTTCGTCGGGGCGCTCGTCCTCGGTGCCCTCGTCGTCGTTGCCGCCCTCGTCATCCTCCTGCGGCAGGACTTCGCCTTCGACCAGGTCGAGGTCTTCGAGCAGCTTGCCGACAACCTTTGCGAACGCCTGCTGGTCGTCGATCGCGAACGCCAGCGCGTCGAGATCGGCGCCCGCCTTCGCCTCGATATCTTCGCGGACCATCGCCAGTCCTGCTGCGGCGGACGCCGGCGCCTCGCGGCCCGTCAGCCGCTCGCGCACCATCAGCGCGACCGCACTCGACAGCGGCACTTCCTCAGCCGTTCGCGCGCGCGCGATCGGGTCCAACTTCATTCGCATGGCAAGCGCCCGATCGAGGTTCGCCGCGACGCCCGCGTATCCCTTCGACCCGACCGCCTCGACCCGCGCGGTCTCCACCGCATCGAACACCGCGCGCGCCACCGCATCCTGCGGTGCGCCGCGCTGGTGCAGCGCGCTATCGTGGTGCCGCAGCCGCAGCGAGAAGCTGTCGGCAAACCCCCGCGCCTCGGCGACCTGCTCCGCCGGCAGCGTCCGCGCCGGCATCGGGACCTTCAGATGCCGCCCCGCCTGCGTCGGCGCATCGGCGGTGAAGGCGAGCTCCACGTCCTGCCGCTCGGCCAGCGCACGCGACGTGCCGGCGAGGACCGACTTGAACCGGTCGAGAGGGGTTTCGGAGGCCATTACCAGAGCACCTTGCAGCCGAAACCGGCGATTTCAGGATCGCGCGTGATGACGGTCAGGTCTTCAATCAAAGCCTGCGCGGCGATCAGGCGATCGAACGGGTCGCGGTGTGCACCGGGCAGGAAACCGCTGCGCAGCGCATGGGCGTCGGTGATCGTCAGTCTCATGAAGCGGTTGGCACGCATCAACGGCTCATACTCATTCTCGAAATCGACGATCTCGGGCAGCTTGCCCGCGCTGCTCTTTATCGCGACCTCCCAGACGCTCGCCGCGCTGAGGTAGATCGTATCGACGTCAGCCGCGATTACGTCGGCCGCTGCTGCCCCGAGTTTAGCATCCGATGTCCACCACCAGATCGCGGCATGCGTATCGAGAAGATAGGCCGTCAAAAACCGTACTTCTCTAGCCGCTTGCCTTCCCAAAGCTCGAGTTCGTCCTCCGGCATAGGATCGAACCAGACGGAATCCGGAATCTTGCCGGATAAGGTCAAGCCTCCAGGTTTGCGCCGCGGCTTGGGCGCGGGTGGGTCGAACGGCACGATCTTCGCGTACGGCACGCCCGCCTTGGCGAGGACGATCTCCTCGCCCGCATGCGCGCGATCCATCAGCTTCGACAGGTTCGTCTTGGCGTCGTGGACGTTGAACGTCTTCTGCGGATCGGCTTCGGCCATCGCACACCTCCAGCAGTGGACTAAGTAGGTTAGTCCACCCCAGAACTCAAGCCTTTGCCGCCACGCTCTCGGGCAGATCCTTACCGAACACACGCTGGTAGTATTCGGCGACCAGCGACTTTTCCGCCTCGTCGCACTTGTTCAGGAAGCTCAATCGGAACGCGAAGCCGACGTCGCCGAAGATCAGCGTGTTCTGCGCCCAGGTGATGACGGTGCGCGGGCTCATGACGGTCGAAATGTCGCCGTTGATGAAGCCCTTTCGCGTCAGGTCAGCGACGCGGACCATATTGTCGACCTGCTCCTTGCCGCCCGGCTTGTCGTACTCGCCCGACTTGGCGAGCACGATCTGCGCCTCGGTCTGGGCGGGCAGATAGTTCAGGCCGACAACGATGTTCCAGCGGTCCATCTGGCCCTGATTGATCTGCTGCGTGCCATGGTACAGCCCGCTCGTATCGCCCAGGCCCACCGTGTTGGCGGTCGCGAACAGGCGGAACCAGGGGTTCGGGCGGATGACGCGATTCTGGTCGAGCAGGGTCAGCTTGCCCTCCGTCTCCAGCACGCGCTGGATGACGAACATCACGTCGGGGCGGCCGGCGTCATATTCGTCAAACACCAGCGCGGTCGGCGTCTGCAATGCCCAGGGCAACAGGCCCTCGCGGAATTCGGTAACCTGCTGGCCGTCCTTTAGCACGATCGCGTCGCGGCCGATCAGGTCGATGCGGCTGATGTGCGCGTCCAGGTTGATGCGGATGCACGGCCAGTTCAGGCGCGCAGCAACCTGTTCGATGTGCGTCGACTTGCCCGTGCCGTGATAGCCCTGCACCATCACGCGGCGGTTGTGCGCGAAGCCGGCCAGGATCGCGAGCGTCGTATCGGCATCGAAGACATAGGCCGGGTCGAGGTCGGGAACGCGCTCGTCCGCCTCGCTGAACGCCGGGACTTTCATGTCGATGTCGATGCCGAACATCTCGCGCACCGACACTTCCTTGTCGGGCGCCTCCAGGATGGTCGTGTCGCGGCTGTCGGGCTGGGTATTGGGAATGTCGGTCATGGGAAGCCTTTCGCGCACGGCCCTACAGGAAGCGCTAGAACGCGTTCAAGTGATCCTGGCCTTCTGAGGCATCGGAAAAAATTGCCCGAGCCGCGCGGC
The nucleotide sequence above comes from Roseomonas aeriglobus. Encoded proteins:
- a CDS encoding ribbon-helix-helix domain-containing protein; this translates as MKRSVTIAGHQTSISLEPVFWTALEQAASDAGLPLNALIAQIDVLRIGTGDPPNLASALRTWLFDRAIRVPAQAGARGQEGRPS
- a CDS encoding type II toxin-antitoxin system VapC family toxin, with translation MTAYLLDTHAAIWWWTSDAKLGAAAADVIAADVDTIYLSAASVWEVAIKSSAGKLPEIVDFENEYEPLMRANRFMRLTITDAHALRSGFLPGAHRDPFDRLIAAQALIEDLTVITRDPEIAGFGCKVLW
- a CDS encoding type II toxin-antitoxin system prevent-host-death family antitoxin, with protein sequence MAEADPQKTFNVHDAKTNLSKLMDRAHAGEEIVLAKAGVPYAKIVPFDPPAPKPRRKPGGLTLSGKIPDSVWFDPMPEDELELWEGKRLEKYGF
- a CDS encoding NAD-glutamate dehydrogenase, whose translation is MANMTSSLSDALAARLIEGALPGEIEGLTAAERTEAAAFVAQTAASRPPGTPAIALEMVEGGGHRRRMRLAVINDDMPFLVDSIAATIAAHDVPIDRVIHPVVLAKRDAAGTLLAIGEGSFESMVYIEMHRADAKVRRAIESELARNLAHVRSAVADWPALQAAMRADASKLVGEGNIEGGTLLQWFNDRAMTLLGHESWYRDGRHENALGIARHEFDVPLLAERSRATAIDFFEKGGSAPLLLKSNCIATVHRRVPLDLVILPIREGGKVTGLSLHAGLWTSGALHASPRDVPVLRERLAMMEAKFGFDPKGHTGKALTHALTALPHDLTAAFQPAELERLALTAMSLADRPRPKLEMVKSALGRHIFAFVWLPRDDVTTARRLAIGDMLAKAADATVLNWSIALEDGVVALLRYTLDVRDSSKTPDVAALDAELERMVRGWVPAIEAALIEQVGDTRGTRLALRFANAFPNGYRMHYPPEAAAQDILQLGELSGPNSRSIRITPATRPDERRVKLYRLGGALALSDAVPVFENFGFRVIEEVPVPLTDADGAFVHDFLVSLPADAGDFDVATVEAAVGAVLEGRAENDAFNRLIVEAAMDPKAVVLFRAWFRYLRQAGLTYGLVTVVDAIRRAPKVATALIERFVAAHDPMAGDRDARIAAADRAVLDGLDKVAGVDDDRILRTIHGVITATLRTNAFAPAAAEALAFKLDSAKVPGLPKPLPWREIWVYSPRVEGIHLRAGPVARGGLRWSDRRDDFRTEILGLMKAQRVKNAVIVPTGAKGGFYAKQLPNPAIDRDAWFAEGTESYRIFIRTLLSITDNLVENTVVHPEGVTVLDGDDPYFVVAADKGTATFSDVANAIALERGFWLGDAFASGGSVGYDHKAMGITAKGAWVSVQRHFAEKGIDVQTQSIDVAGCGDMSGDVFGNGMLLSKAIRLVAAFDHRHIFLDPTPDPAASWEERNRMFQLPRSSWADYDAKLISKGGGVFSRADKSVKLSKEAAAVLGIEPGEIEPAALISAILKAPIDLIWFGGIGTYVKARAENNATVGDPANDRLRVDAEDIRATAIGEGANLGVTQAARIAFAAHGGRINTDFIDNSAGVDCSDNEVNIKIALNREMSEGRLAEDDRNTLLASMTDDVAHLVLEDNRLQTLALSIMENDGAIAVPSYVRTIEMMEASGRLDRAVEGLASNEEYLRRAQEGGHLTRPELAVLLATAKLALQDAIEARKLGLDDELKPDLHAAFPPAMRKAFAAAIDAHRLRGEIVATKLANRIVNRLGVLNPFELAEEEGAAMGDIAAMFVAAERLFDLPALWEAIETAAIPEGARIALFEEVAVATRSQIADLLRAARPGEGPGDVVARLKPQIDALDRQTADLLRDEVRAGSDRIVERLEAAGAPKPLVRRTVRLFELDGVVGLADLGQRSGADETRLTHAFTHLGQALGLDWAQTTAARVTTGDPWERLLIAGLARDFQQLRLDFLSRHAGQDPEATVDAWLVDNAARVTQFADLVRRARAAATPNAAMLAQIASQARVLLGR
- the cobT gene encoding cobaltochelatase subunit CobT produces the protein MASETPLDRFKSVLAGTSRALAERQDVELAFTADAPTQAGRHLKVPMPARTLPAEQVAEARGFADSFSLRLRHHDSALHQRGAPQDAVARAVFDAVETARVEAVGSKGYAGVAANLDRALAMRMKLDPIARARTAEEVPLSSAVALMVRERLTGREAPASAAAGLAMVREDIEAKAGADLDALAFAIDDQQAFAKVVGKLLEDLDLVEGEVLPQEDDEGGNDDEGTEDERPDEGDDNEHGGDQGEGQVEARGEQRESDTDDDEGSEQGEDSFDDADGEPGDEGDDGMQPVRPNRPFSDLSSQFDYKPFTRAFDEEIAATDLCDAEELDRLRAYLDQQLVHLQGVVTKLANRLQRRLMAQQSRSWDFDQEEGILDAARLARIVVNPMLSLSYKRERDTEFKDTIVTILIDNSGSMRGRPISIAAISADILARTLERVGVKVEILGFTTRAWKGGQAREAWLAAGRPPQPGRLNDIRHIIYKQADEPWRRAKRSLGLMMREGLLKENIDGEALLWAHGRLIARPEDRRILMVISDGAPVDDSTLSVNSGAYLERHLRQVIGWIESRSPIELVAIGIGHDVTRYYSRAVTIMDVEQLAGTMIEQLAGLFDDAV
- the cobS gene encoding cobaltochelatase subunit CobS, with translation MTDIPNTQPDSRDTTILEAPDKEVSVREMFGIDIDMKVPAFSEADERVPDLDPAYVFDADTTLAILAGFAHNRRVMVQGYHGTGKSTHIEQVAARLNWPCIRINLDAHISRIDLIGRDAIVLKDGQQVTEFREGLLPWALQTPTALVFDEYDAGRPDVMFVIQRVLETEGKLTLLDQNRVIRPNPWFRLFATANTVGLGDTSGLYHGTQQINQGQMDRWNIVVGLNYLPAQTEAQIVLAKSGEYDKPGGKEQVDNMVRVADLTRKGFINGDISTVMSPRTVITWAQNTLIFGDVGFAFRLSFLNKCDEAEKSLVAEYYQRVFGKDLPESVAAKA